From the Lathyrus oleraceus cultivar Zhongwan6 chromosome 4, CAAS_Psat_ZW6_1.0, whole genome shotgun sequence genome, one window contains:
- the LOC127073821 gene encoding protein IQ-DOMAIN 31 — MGKSPGKWIKTVLFGKKSSKSNIPRGREKLGNQKEGVVTSKVSETGLALEPTTNTIPRHEEELELESREAENVLPGNQEIDTVGPVHQDAPLDPEILRREEAVTKAQAAFRGYLARRAFRALKGIIRLQALIRGHLVRRQAVVTLCCMYGIVKLQGLVRGQRVRQSDVGFEIHEKCNLLRLQDDKPVKPVAISDKILKLSANNFIRKLIASSTTIMALRLQYVRGDPNSVLSWLERWSASRFWRPIPQPKKIRDTKFQKKQGNIATGDAHTSKSKRTHRKLSTANFDQAPAQANPEFEKPKRNVRKFPSQPSDPVLENPQIELEKVKRNLRKVHNPVVETAVLSEVESETQKPHLEKETVASSVGVSEQAVISSNERIKKEAKIIISSEPDIGITAGDLVSKEEVFDTPSSYQVNVESKPLTDITSKDKNISDDEIKIESIDLVETSKDENSHLTNGSSSHKEDPTGSENQKPIRKASIVAKQERAENGSHNSPTVPSYMAATESAKAKLRAQGSPKIGQDGSEKNNNARRHSLPSLTNSKISSHSPRTQRPVHSGGKGTHKVEKAVSSVVGNGKVVQAEWKR, encoded by the exons ATGGGTAAATCACCAGGAAAATGGATCAAAACTGTTCTCTTTGGGAAGAAGTCATCCAAATCAAATATACCAAGAGGAAGAGAG AAGCTTGGTAATCAAAAAGAAGGAGTTGTTACTTCTAAGGTTTCAGAAACTGGTTTGGCTTTAGAGCCAACCACCAATACTATTCCCAGACACGAGGAAGAGCTGGAGCTGGAGAGTAGAGAAGCCGAAAATGTTTTGCCTGGGAATCAAGAAATTGACACAGTGGGACCTGTTCATCAAGATGCACCACTTGATCCAGAAATATTGAGGCGGGAGGAGGCAGTTACGAAAGCACAGGCTGCTTTCAGGGGTTATTTG GCTCGGAGAGCATTTAGAGCCCTTAAAGGCATAATAAGGTTACAAGCACTTATTCGTGGGCACTTGGTTAGAAGACAAGCTGTTGTTACATTATGCTGTATGTATGGAATTGTCAAATTACAAGGACTTGTTCGTGGACAAAGAGTTAGACAGTCTGATGTTGGTTTTGAAATTCATGAGAAGTGCAATCTATTAAGACTTCAG GATGACAAACCTGTCAAGCCAGTTGCTATATCTGATAAAATTCTGAAGCTGTCAGCAAATAATTTCATCCGAAAG CTTATTGCTTCTTCTACTACAATAATGGCCCTGCGTTTGCAATATGTCCGCGGTGATCCAAATTCAGTCTTAAGTTGGTTGGAGCGCTGGTCAGCATCTCGTTTTTGGAGGCCAATTCCCCAACCCAAGAAAATCCGGGATACTAAGTTTCAGAAAAAGCAGGGTAATATTGCAACTGGAGATGCTCATACAAGCAAGTCAAAACGTACCCACAGGAAGCTTTCTACTGCAAATTTTGACCAAGCCCCAGCACAAGCTAATCCTGAATTTGAAAAACCAAAACGAAATGTAAGGAAATTTCCAAGCCAGCCCTCTGATCCTGTGCTGGAAAATCCCCAAATTGAGCTTGAGAAGGTTAAGCGTAACTTGAGAAAGGTTCATAACCCAGTTGTTGAGACTGCAGTCCTGTCAGAAGTTGAATCCGAGACTCAGAAGCCACACCTGGAAAAAGAAACAGTTGCCTCAAGTGTCGGTGTTTCAGAACAAGCGGTCATAAGTTCTAATGAAAGAATCAAGAAGGAAGCAAAGATAATCATTTCTAGTGAGCCAGATATTGGAATTACTGCTGGAGATTTAGTTAGTAAGGAGGAGGTGTTTGACACTCCAAGCAGCTATCAGGTGAATGTGGAATCAAAGCCCTTGACAGATATTACAAGTAAAGATAAAAACATTTCTGACgatgaaataaaaattgagtcCATAGATTTAGTAGAGACTAGCAAAGATGAAAATTCTCACTTAACCAATGGAAGTTCGAGTCACAAGGAAGATCCAACAGGCAGTGAAAATCAGAAACCAATCCGAAAAGCCTCAATTGTAGCTAAGCAGGAACGTGCAGAGAACGGTTCGCATAATAGTCCGACAGTACCGAGTTATATGGCAGCAACTGAATCTGCCAAAGCAAAATTGAGGGCTCAAGGATCCCCGAAAATTGGACAAGATGGAAGTGAGAAAAACAACAATGCTCGGCGACATTCTCTGCCATCTTTAACTAACAGCAAAATCAGTTCGCATTCACCTAGAACACAGAGGCCAGTTCATTCAGGTGGTAAAGGGACCCACAAAGTTGAGAAAGCTGTATCTTCTGTGGTTGGAAATG GAAAGGTAGTTCAAGCAGAATGGAAGAGGTGA